A DNA window from Pogona vitticeps strain Pit_001003342236 chromosome 2, PviZW2.1, whole genome shotgun sequence contains the following coding sequences:
- the LOC110070544 gene encoding uncharacterized protein LOC110070544, with protein MSESRNKRGGHQTAEEKGECSDAIEIVENQDGNKKLGGKQVEEKMEKPFACREEAQVPQKTSRGKGSHECPECGKTFARKSALDGHEKIHKGEKPFTWLECGKSFSQSENQCLECGKTFSKSTSLTSHQRVHTGEKPYKCFECGKTFSQTSNLISHQKIHTGEKPFECLECGKTFRLREILTAHERIHTGEKPFKCVECGKAFRQSGDLVSHRTVHTTEKPFDCEECGKNFRLKRYLISHQSVHTGEKPFECLECGKAFRLKDNLSRHHKIHAGEKPYECQECGKTFSCKGNLVFHERIHTGEKLYECLECGKRFKRQHHLTSHEKTHTAEKPYKCMECGKTFSRNYILTNHQRIHTGEKPYKCLECGKSFIWSGDLIKHKRTHTGEKPFTCLECGKSFSQKSSLNVHQTVHKEEKPFKCPECGKAFKQKNQVKIHHATHMAEKCYKCSECGEHLKSAQTLRQHQRVHTGEKRFKCQECGKSFSQSCDLTVHSRIHTGEKTYKCLECGKSFRRRDHLRSHEMVHKGEKPFKCMECGKSFRSGDRLSKHHRIHTK; from the coding sequence ATGtcagaaagcagaaacaaaagaggAGGCCATCAAACGGCAGAGGAAAAGGGTGAATGTTCAGATGCCATAGAGATTGTTGAGAATCAAGATGGAAACAAGAAACTTGGAGGAAAGCAAGTCgaggagaagatggagaaaccCTTTGCTTGTCGAGAGGAAGCCCAAGTCCCTCAGAAAACATCCAGAGGCAAAGGAAGCCATGAGTGCCCCGAGTGTGGGAAAACCTTTGCCCGTAAATCGGCCCTAGATGGCCATGAGAAAATTCACAAGGGGGAGAAACCGTTTACATGGctggagtgtggaaaaagcttcagtcagtctgaaaaccagtgtctggagtgtggaaaaaCCTTCAGCAAGAGCACAAGCCTCACTTCCCACCAAAgagttcacactggggagaaaccatataaatgttttGAGTGTGGTAAGACTTTCAGCCAGACCTCCAACCTGATTTCCCATCAGAAAATTCACACAGGCGAGAAGCCCTttgaatgcctggaatgtgggaaaacgTTTAGATTGAGAGAAATTCTTACTGCCCATGAgagaatccacacgggggagaagccattCAAATGTGTGGAGTGTGGAAAGGCCTTCCGCCAGAGTGGAGACCTTGTTTCTCATCGCACAGTCCACACCACAGAGAAACCATTTGATTGCGAGGAATGTGGGAAAAACTTTAGATTGAAAAGATACCTTATTAGCCATCAAAGCGTGcatacaggagagaagccatttgaatgtctggagtgtggaaaggCTTTCCGCCTGAAGGACAACCTTAGTAGGCATCATAAGATCCACGCAGGTGAGAAGCCCTAtgaatgccaagagtgtgggaagacCTTCAGCTGTAAAGGTAATCTTGTTttccatgaaagaattcacaccggAGAGAAACTCTACgaatgtctggagtgtggaaagagattCAAAAGACAACATCACCTTACCAGCCATGAAAAAACTCACACAgcagaaaaaccatataaatgtatggagtgTGGGAAGACATTCAGTCGCAATTATATCTTGACCAaccaccaaaggatccacacaggagaaaagccgtataaatgtctggagtgtgggaagagcttcatttGGAGTGGAGATCTTATTAAACATAAACgcacccacacgggggagaagccctttACATGTCTggagtgcggaaagagctttTCCCAAAAGTCATCACTTAATGTGCATCAAACCGTTCACAAAGAAGAGAAACCGTTTAAATGTCCGGAGTGTGGGAAGGCCTTCAAACAGAAGAATCAAGTCAAGATACACCATGCAACTCATATGGCGGAGAAATGTTATAAATGCTCTGAATGCGGAGAACATTTAAAGTCAGCCCAGACCCTTAGACAACACCAAAgagtccatacaggggagaaacgcTTTAAGTGtcaggagtgtggaaagagcttcagtcagagttgtGATCTTACTGTCCATTCccgaatccacacaggggagaaaacttataaatgcctggagtgtggaaagagcttccgtcgTAGGGATCACCTTCGTTCCCATGAAATGGttcacaaaggagagaaacccttcaaatgcatggagtgtgggaaaagcttccgtTCGGGTGACAGGTTGAGTAAACATCACAGAATCCACACCAAGTAG